The genomic interval CGCTGTCGCCGTGATGGCCGAGGAGGGCATCGATATCGCAGGCGGCACGCCGAAGTTGCTCACTGTCGATGCGGTGCGCGAGTCGGACGTGGTGATCACGATGGGCTGCGGGGATGCCTGCCCGATCTTCCCCGGGAAGCGCTACGAGGACTGGCTGCTCGACGACCCCGCCGGGCAGGGCATCGAGTCCGTCCGGCCGATCCGGGACGAGATCCGCTCCCGTGTCGAGGCGCTGATCGCCGAGCTGCTGCCCGCGGGGAGGGCGGCATGAACGCGCAGCGCGGCCAGGAGGGGCTGCTCCCCCCGGATTCGGTGCTGCACCGAGCCGCCGAACGCCTCGCGCAGCAGTTCGCCGGGATGGTGAGCGAGGAGACCGTCGAGCGGGTGGGGTTCGAGTCCTACGCCGCCCTCGCGCGGACCGCGAACGTCTCCACGCACCTGCCTACGGTTGCGGAGAAGTTCGCCCGCGACCGGCTGGTCGCCCTGGCGCAGTCGCGCGGGCTGATCGGCAAGCCGGTGCCGGAGATCCTCTACGTCTGCGTGCAGAACTCCGGCCGCTCGCAGATGGCCGCCGACCTCGACCTGGACGGCATCCGCACGGTCCGTGACGAGATCCGCCAGCACGTCCAGCAGCTGCTCACCGAGCTCACGCCCGACCTCACGGCTCACCGGTCGTGAGGCGGCTCTCGCTCTGGCGGCGCAGCCTCGCCGAGTTCCTCGGCACGGGGCTGCTGGTGACGGTCGTGGTCGGATCGGGGATCGCCGCGGAGCGCCTCTCCACCGATCCCGGCCTGCAACTGCTGGAGAACTCGATCGCCACCGCGCTCGGCCTCGGCGTCCTGATCCTGCTGCTCGCCCCGGTCTCCGGCGCGCATTTCAACCCCGTGGTCTCGCTCGCCGACACCCTCCTCGGCAGCAGAACCGGCACCGGGCTGCCCGCACGCGAACTATCGGTCTATCTGCCGGCGCAGCTCGCAGGCGGGATCGGCGGCGCGATCCTGGCCCACGCGATGTTCGCCACCCCGACCGCGATCTCCACCACCGACCGCGCAACCCCCGCCACGTTCCTCGCCGAGATCGTCGCCACCGCAGGGCTCGTGCTTCTGATCATCGGGCTCAGCCGCACCGGCCGGCCCGCACCGGTGATCGCGACGGCGGTCGGCGCCTATATCGGCGCTGCCTACTGGTTCATCAGCTCCACTTCGTTCGCCAACCCCGCCGTCACCATCGGCCGCATCTTCACCGACACCTTCGCCGGCATCGCCCCCAGCTCGGTGCTCCCGTTCCTCGGTGCCCAGATTCTCGGTGCGGGCGCGGCGATCGGCATCTCCCTGCTGCTCTTCCCTAGTGTCCAGGAGACCAGAGCCGGGTCGCAGCCGTCGTAGCCTCCACGCTCGACTGTCCGAGATCGCCCGCGTTCATCGTCCGAACAGCTTCGCGAAGAACCCGGTACCTTTCTCGCCCTGGTGGCCCTGGCAGCGCTGGGCCGCCGGTACGCCGCGCATGACCTGGTCGACGTGCTGACCGCATCCTGACCAGGTGGTCTTGCCGCACTTTCGGCAGGCGACGGCGTAACACAAGGGTTTCTCCTTCGTTCGGTGCTCAGGCGAGCATGAGGAAGAGCTTCTCGAGCTCTTCGGTCGTCAGGCCCTGCTGGTCGCGGGCGGCGTCAGGGTCTGCGATGCAGTCCTTCATCGCGGTGGAGACGATCGCGAAGCCGGCACGGTCGAGCGCGCTCGACACCGCTGAGAGCTGGGTCACGACCTCGCGGCAGGGGCGTTCGTTCTCAACCGCCGCGATGACGGCATCGAGTTGGCCGCGGGCGCGGCGCAGGCGGTTGACGATGCGCTTGTGCGCGTCGGCGTCGGTGGTGCTCATGAGTGGGATCCCTTCAGGGCCGGGGGTGGGTGTCGATGGGCTGGCGTGCCTCGTCGCAGCCGAGCGTATTCGTCGGCGTGTGTGCATCGCGGCGGTTCAGTAGTTGTGTGGGGCACTAGTGTGTTGCACCGCTAATTCATTTCTAGTTTTGTAGAATGGAGTATGTCGCGACGAGGACCTGTGCTTCCCGAGCTGACCCTCTCGGATGTGGAGCGTGATCAGCTGGAGCGGTGGGTGCGTCGCCGCAAGTCGGCGCAGGATCTCGCTCTGCGTTCGAGGATCGTGCTGGAATGCGCGACGGGCAGCTCCAACTCCGAGGTATCCAGGCGGCTGTTGGTGTCATTGCCCACGGTGCGCAAGTGGCGGACCCGGTTCCTTGAGCAGCGTCTCGATGGGCTCGTCGACGAGCCGCGGCCGGGACGGCCGCCGCTGATCGGAGTGGACCGGGTTGAGCAGGTCATCGTCGACACTCTGGAATCGACCCCGAAGAATGCGACGCACTGGTCGAGGGCGAAGATGGCCGAACGTTCCGGGCTGTCGCGCTCGACGGTGGGGCGGATCTGGAAGGCATTCGGACTCAAGCCCCATCTGGAGGAGGGTTTCAAGCTCTCCAACGACCCATTGTTCACGGAGAAGGTCTACGACATCGTCGGGCTCTACCTGAACCCGCCGGAGTCTGCCGTCGTGCTCAGCGTCGACGAGAAGAGCCAGGTGCAGGCGTTGGCCCGCTCGCAGCCCGCGTTCCCGCTGATGCCGGGCGTCCCCGAGCGGCGCACGCACGACTATGTCCGGCATGGCACGACGAGCCTGTTCGCCGCGATGAACGTCGCCGACGGCACGGTGATCTCCTCGGTGCATCGCAAGCACCGCTCGGTTGAGTTCAAGAAGTTCCTGACCAAGATCGACAAGAACGTTCCCGAACACCTCGACGTGCACGTCGTCTGCGACAACTACTCCACGCACAAACATCCGACTGTGAAGGCGTGGCTGGAGAAGCATCCCCGGTTCCACATGCACTTCACCCCGACGTACTCCTCCTGGATCAACCAGGTCGAGCGGCTCTTCGCCGAAGTCACCCGCGACCTGTTGCAACGCTCCGACCACCGCAACGTTCAGTCCCTGGAGAGAGACCTCCGCGACTGGGTGAAAGCCTGGAACGAGAACCCGAAACCATTCATCTGGACCAAGACCGCCGAAGACATCCTCGACTCCATCGCCCGATACCTGAAACGAATTAACGGATCAGGACACTAGCCGGTGATCGCGCCGATCGCCAGGAACGTTGCGCACACCCCGGCGGGGATCGCGCACCAGGGCTGGTCGAGCGAGTTCAGCGAGAGCGCCGCGAGGAAGATCCCGGCAAGTGCCATCAGCACCCGTTCTGACCTGCTGCGTGAGCAGGATGCCGCAGCGAGCCTACGCATGCGCGAGCACTCCTGGCCGCTCCAAGACCTCGTTCTGCCGCGCGCCGAGCCAGGCCCGCAGCGTAAGCATGCCGCCCGACAGCGAGGCGGAGTCGAAGCCCGCCTGCACCAGCACGCGGTGGGCGATCGCCGATCGCACGCCCGATTGGCACATGACGCGCACGGCCCGGCCGGCCGCGGCGGCGCGTACTTCGTCGAGGCGGTCCCGCAGCTCGGTGTGCGGGACGTTGAGCGAGCTCGGCACGAACCCCGTGGCGTACTCGGCGGGGGTGCGGACGTCGAGGATCAACGCGTTCTCCCGCGCCTCGTCGAGGTCTTCCGGGTACCAGAGCCGCAGCGTGCCGGCGAGGACGTTCTCGCCCACCATGCCGGCGAGGTTGACAGGATCCTTGGCCTGCCCGTATGGCGGCGAGTAGGCGAGGTCGAGGTCGATGAGATCATCGACGCGCAGGCCCGCGCGGATCGCGGTCGCCAGCACGTCGATGCGCTTGTCCACCCCCTCGGTGCCGACGGCCTGGGCACCGAGCAGCGCACCGTCGGCGGTGCGGATGTGCACGACGAGGTGTACCTGGGCGGCGCCGGGGAAGTAGCCCGCATGCTGGTTCGGGTGCAGGTGCAGGGTGCGGTACTCGATGCCCGCGGCATCAAGCGCTGCGCGGTTCGCGCCGGTGAGGGCGGCGGTGAGTCTTCCGACCCGCACGATCGCCGTGCCGACCGGGTGCGGAAGAGCTCGCG from Microbacterium aurum carries:
- a CDS encoding arsenate reductase ArsC, translated to MSEKPTVLFVCVHNAGRSQMAAGYLQHLAGDRVEVLSAGSEPKDQINPVAVAVMAEEGIDIAGGTPKLLTVDAVRESDVVITMGCGDACPIFPGKRYEDWLLDDPAGQGIESVRPIRDEIRSRVEALIAELLPAGRAA
- a CDS encoding three-helix bundle dimerization domain-containing protein, with the protein product MNAQRGQEGLLPPDSVLHRAAERLAQQFAGMVSEETVERVGFESYAALARTANVSTHLPTVAEKFARDRLVALAQSRGLIGKPVPEILYVCVQNSGRSQMAADLDLDGIRTVRDEIRQHVQQLLTELTPDLTAHRS
- a CDS encoding aquaporin, whose translation is MRRLSLWRRSLAEFLGTGLLVTVVVGSGIAAERLSTDPGLQLLENSIATALGLGVLILLLAPVSGAHFNPVVSLADTLLGSRTGTGLPARELSVYLPAQLAGGIGGAILAHAMFATPTAISTTDRATPATFLAEIVATAGLVLLIIGLSRTGRPAPVIATAVGAYIGAAYWFISSTSFANPAVTIGRIFTDTFAGIAPSSVLPFLGAQILGAGAAIGISLLLFPSVQETRAGSQPS
- a CDS encoding metal-sensitive transcriptional regulator; translated protein: MSTTDADAHKRIVNRLRRARGQLDAVIAAVENERPCREVVTQLSAVSSALDRAGFAIVSTAMKDCIADPDAARDQQGLTTEELEKLFLMLA
- a CDS encoding IS630 family transposase, translating into MSRRGPVLPELTLSDVERDQLERWVRRRKSAQDLALRSRIVLECATGSSNSEVSRRLLVSLPTVRKWRTRFLEQRLDGLVDEPRPGRPPLIGVDRVEQVIVDTLESTPKNATHWSRAKMAERSGLSRSTVGRIWKAFGLKPHLEEGFKLSNDPLFTEKVYDIVGLYLNPPESAVVLSVDEKSQVQALARSQPAFPLMPGVPERRTHDYVRHGTTSLFAAMNVADGTVISSVHRKHRSVEFKKFLTKIDKNVPEHLDVHVVCDNYSTHKHPTVKAWLEKHPRFHMHFTPTYSSWINQVERLFAEVTRDLLQRSDHRNVQSLERDLRDWVKAWNENPKPFIWTKTAEDILDSIARYLKRINGSGH